A segment of the Neochlamydia sp. S13 genome:
AATTCCCCTGAGGCGGGAGCTACTTGTTGTGTAAGCGGGGCTAAAGTAGTCAACCGTAAGCAGGGTCCTTTTGCTTCTTGAGCTAAGTTAACTTGATATTTAGAGTTAAAATCAGGTAAAACATTGTTACGGATATCTTTATATCGATAATCCTTAAGAGGTCCTAAGTTGAGGCTAATTTGCACCACATTTCCCTGTTCATCTTTAATATAAGCTGCGCTATTTTCAAGGTTGTCAGGGCATAGCTTTAAATAGTATTCTTTTCCCTGGTGGGTCGTGCCTTTAATTCCTATTTCTACCTTAACGGGATATTGTCGATCATAGCTTTCAGCTTCTAAATTTAACTGTTCAATGCTCTTTTCTTTAGATACTTTTACCGCAGGATGCTGTCGAATCATCAATTCGGAAATTTGCTTTAAGGTAAATTCTTTAGGAAAATTTATATACTTAACATTCCAATAGTGAGGATGGTGCTTTATCAAACTTGAATCTTTATGTTTAACGCTCGCTATTACATCTTTTTTTTCAGGATGTATGCTTACATCGTAGATATATTTTGGTTTATTCGAAATCTGACCAATTAGGCGAAAAATTACTTTAGCAATAGCTTCTCCTTTTGTTGGCGGTAGATGGGTAGTTATGGGGGTAAAAGTTGGAGACTGCTGGGTGAAAATTGTAGGACTTGTGCTTGTCATAGCTTCCTCCTCATGGTTTGAAAACTAAAATTGCATCCATCTTGATTGATGGCCTGCTATTTTGTTTTTTTGAGTTTAAAAAACAACCTTCGCATCTCCATTCTTTATAATTATTTTAAATTATGCAATATTTTTTTGCTTTAAATAGCTAAGGCGCTTTAAATTTAGCTATAATCTCGCATGAAAATGTATCTCAATATAGGTGACAGGCTTTCTAAGAGTGGTTTTTTACCAGGCATGCCCCTATCTCTTGCCTGGTTCCATTAATTTTTTCACTAGGGCTAGTCTTAACCCACTCTTAGCTATCTGTTGCCGACTCTAAGAGAAAAGCTCGTCTTATCTTAAAGTAAAAATCTTTATTAGAGTTTAGGTAGATTTGTTAATTAGCTGCCTACTTATTATTTCAGTCATACTTGCCTTAACCAAGTCTGCGGAGTAGTGGAAAGGGGATAGCCTACCCTCATGCTTGTAACTTTCTCTTATAGCTCCCCAATCCCCCATTTTTAAGAAAAGGATTTTACTACCTTCTTCTACTGCCATCGCTTCTTAAGTCCTTGAAAAGTTTAGCCATTACTTAATTATACCCCTAGGCTCGAATATGAAAACTTTTTTAGACATTAGCTAATTAAGGTTTTTTTAATAATGTTAAGATTAATTATTTTTTCGCTTTTTAGCCATTTGTTTTTATTGTAGAAGGACCTTATGGGTCTCTAGCTTTATATGCTGCCAAAAGCCCTCCCAAGAATTAAAGGAATTCAATGAGGTCTAATGGCATAAAAGGTTATGAATAAGAAAGTTCAGTGGATTTGGGTTTGACAAAATTTGTGATGAGGTAAAATATATAATATAAGCTTCATCAATCTGGGCGAGGAGGAATGAAAAAGACAAAAGAGAGTTTGTTAATTTTTTAAAATATTCTAATAACCTGACCTTTTAACCTGGCTTTTTTAGGAGATAGTTATATGTGTATTTCATCAAATAAAGCTCATAACATTTATCCAGCCCTTAATTCTGAAGCACAAGGCTCTTATCATTTTATATTTCCGGAGTTTAAAGCAATAGAGGAAAGAAAGTCTCCAGACATGAAACTGAGGACTTATACAGAGATTAGTTCAAAAATATTTGCAAAATTGGGCGCAAAAGATCAAAGCCAAGCAAAGCTGGTTTGTAAGGAGTGGAAGCAGCTTATTCAAGAAAAGGAGGATGAGTTTATCCAGGCAATTTCTAATAACGGCCAATTAATGAACTCCCACATAGTCCATTATTTTGCGGCAGATTATTTACAGCAAGCTTCCGGACTATTAGAAATCCAGCATATGCTCCTAAAGATTGTTAAGTCTTCTAAAGATTGCTCAAAGTTGAGCGTTGCCGCAGCCAATGCCATGATGATTTTAAAAAAGACAGGCTTTTCTTTTGTAGATCAGAAACTTGAAAGAATTCAGATTCCGCATATAAGGCTTTCGCATGCGATTTTTGATGGAGCCGATTTATCAAAGGCTAATTTAAGCTATGCCAAGCTGAGAGATTGCTCATTGGCAAAGGCTAACTTATCAGAGTCTAATTTGAGCCATGCAGAGCTGAAGGATTGTTCATTGAGAAATGCCATTTTGGATGGCGCTAATCTTGAAAATATCGAGTTTGGACATCGGCCTTACTTACAGCATCCTCACCCTGTACTTGCGGCAGCTCTCTCTCCTGATGGAAGGTATTTAGTATCCAATGATGCGGAAAATCTTTATGTTTGGGATCTAATAACTTTTCGTAAAATGTCAAGCCCACTACCTGAATGGGAGGTAAATAAACCAAAACCAAGGACATCACTTGGGTCATCAACTTCTCCCTCTATTTCACGCATTTTTTTACTCTTCTCTCAAGATGGAAAATTTCTTTTTAGGGCTTATGGCCAGGGAAAAATCGAGATATGGGAAACTCAATCTATCGAGAGAGGGGAAACTGAGCCTTTAAAAATAGTAAAGAGGGGGCAATTAAAGTTGGAAAACATGGACTCTTTTTCCTTATTTACACTTACAAACGACGGCTTAATTCTTAGTGGAACTCGATTAAAAAGTAGGTGTACAAATATAGAGGCTGACCAAAAGGCAATTTGCCGTTGGAGGATAGACTTAAATAAGGAAGACTTTCCTCAGTTTAAGCGAGTAAAAGATATACTAATAAAAGATAATAAGATGGGAAGAGAGGGTCTAGTAGAGGAGAGGGGAAATGATATTATCTTTTCTCAGGAGAAATCGGTGTTGGCAGTTAAAATTTATCAAAGTAAATGCATAAAATTTTATTCCTTTCCGACATTAGAACTGTTAAATGACAAGACCATCTATTTGGAAGGGAAAATAGACAATATTAGTAATATTCAGTTCACTCCCAAGGGAGACCTACTGCTCAACGTGAAAGGAGAAAAAGGGGAAGAAGTATGTGCGTGGGATAGCAAGAATAAGGAAATAGTCCCACTTTTTTCAGAAAAAAGTGGGATAAGCAATTTGCAATTTTTGCCAAACAGTTCTCTTATTGCCTACTTCCTAGGTACAGACATGCTTTGCATGCGAGATAGCGCGAAGAATTATCAATTAATGGTACGAGAGCAATTCTCTACTCAGAGATCTGGTATGGCAAATATAACATTCCTTTTAGCTAATAAACGCCTGCTCAGAATTTCTAATGAAAAAATTTTTATCAGAACTTTAGAAAGCTTTTATAGCAAGAAAGAAACTCCTCTTAACGCGCGCCTCCGCGCTTTACGTTTTTCTTCTAATGATGAGGCAATTTATCTTCTGAACTCGAATGGTAGGCTTTATGAATACGAATCTTCATCGGGTATGAGGCTTTTCTACAGGGCTATTTCAAACACAGAACATGCTTTGCCTATATCTAAGCAAGACCCAGATGTTTGTGCTCTTTCCGCGCATGCCCACTATATCTTAGGAATCCAGCGCCAGCAGGAAATGGCCTGTATCACTCTCTCTCAAGCTAAAAACGAGAAAGAACGCGACACGTTTAGAGTGAATGATCTACTGGGATGTGCTTTATCCGAAGATAATTGCCACCTCGTTAATGCCCATCAAAATCAATTTGAAATATGGGATATCGCTTCCAAGGTACGGAAAGCAACTGTTTCTATCTCTTCTCTTAGTGGGAAAAAAATTGGTCTTGTCCTCTCCCCTAGTGTTTTTCCTATAGCTACTCTCATCACAATTGAACATGAGCTGCGTTCAGAACAAACCAAAATCTGGAAAATCGATTGGCGAACTCCTCAAGTACAACTAGCTAAAAAACTTTCGTCTATTACCAATATACGCTTTTTAGATGATTCTCGGCTCATCTTTCAGGAAAGCTGCTCCACAATCTCTATATGGGAGAGCAATGCAGATAAAGCAAATAAAATAGATTTTAATAATCGGGTGCAGAGCTTTGATCTATCTCTAGATGGTTCTCTAATGATTATTGCTGAAAAAATTATAGAATCGCCTCAGGCCTACTCACACCGCAGTATTACCAAGCTTAGCTTATGGAATATGGAACATAAAAAAGAGATTGCTCAGGAGACCCTGTCTTTTTCTACACCAAAGGTTCGCCTTTCGCCTCATGGTAAGCTTGTGGTCTGCTGGCGTAATAATCTAGTGGGATTAAAAAAACTTTATGCATGGAAAATTGAAAAAAAACGCTTCCACTTTTTGTGGAAAATTCCTAGATGCTTAGAAGTGGAAGGATTAAGCCTGAAGAATGTCCGCAATCTGCAATTTAAGAATAAATTATTGCTTTCCCAACTTTCTAAAGGGGCAGGGAACTCTATTTCGCCAATATGCCAATAACTTCACGAAGGGTAGGAAGGTTATCTTTTTGATGTGGATACTTCTTTAAATCCTTCTTTATAGCCTGAATGTTGAGCAATTAATAAATAAGGTCAACTAACCCTATCTCCTCACACATTCCAGCTACCAATCCTAAATGATCAACGTTTTGCGTATCTATTTGCATAGCTTTTAGTCGTTTAGCTTAAACTCTTAAAGAAAACATCTTACTTGATTAGTCTTCAAAATTCCTAATTATTTTTTTTGCTGAGGAATGTAAGCTTTAAGATATCCTCTCATATCTTTTTAGAAAAGCTCGGAATGAGACCCAAATCGAGTTAAAAATAAAATATTACCATCGATTTGATAGATGAGTAAGACATCATTTTTAACATGATATTCCCTATGATTTACCCCATTGCCAGTTAAATGATAATTCCGATTTTTAGAAGGCAGAGGATGCTGGTTCTCTAATATGCCAATAACTTCATGAAGGGCGAGAAGTATATCTTTTTGATATTGATACTTTTTTAAATCCTTCTTTATTGCTTTGGTGAATTCAATCTCAAGCATTCGGGTCTATTCCCACTACTGCCCAAAATTCTTCTATCGTTTTGCAATGAGTGAGATTCTTTCTTTCGTCTACATCGCGCATGGCTTTTTGAGTTTCAGCATCGGGCTGATCATGAGGAATATTAGGTCTAACAAAAGACATAATAAAATCACTAATAGTCATTCTTTTTTTAGCAGCTAGTATTTTAATATAAGTTCTTTCGTCTTCAGAAACGTCAATAGTGACCTTTACTCTATGAGAATGTGCAGTCATATAGCTCCTCCTTAGGGTGCATATCTTCATTGTAATAAAGAAAATATTTATAGGTAAGCCTAAAACTAGGCAAGTCTACCATGGTTTAGTGTAGGAGCCCATTATTAATCCCAACCAAACTTTTAAATACCTTCGAGAGGAAGGGGAGTCGACCATCATGAGGGAAATTGCCGCATCAAAAAAGAAAAAAGATAAGGACTTAATGAAAAAGGAGAGATGGAGGCAGGAGTTGCTTTATTCAGACCCTATTTTTTTTCGGCCCCTTAAAGCAAGGCGGAAAAAAGCTTATTTACAGTGATGGTATGAGTATCTTATATCTTCTTAAATAGAATCGAGATTGTTACATGAGGATAAAATACACATCTTTGAATTAAGAAGTGCTCCACTAAACCCCTGGGAGGATTCAAGGAAAAAGTTAAGCTTTAGGTATAAACCTGTGCAGAAGGTTATAGGATTATATGCTTCTAAGCAGCTCTTTACCCAACTACAAGCTTAAAAAATTATAGCTTTGTCATAAAGAGATAATATATTAATGCTTTTCCTGGACAAAATCCAAAAAACCTTTTTCAGCATTGACAGAAACTAGCTTAACTTTCAACCGATCTCCTACCTCAATATTTTGATAGCCATTGATAAGCTTGCCTTCAATGGCGGTACTAATCAGTCGGATCCAGTTACCCTTTTCTCCTTTACCTGTTAGAAAAGCATCAAAAGTTTTACCGATTGCATCTTCTAGATATAAAGCTAATACGGATTTCATTACACTGCGCTTGGCTTTGTCTGCACATATTTCTTTTTCTGTGCATGTTTGAAGCATGGTTTGCAAAACAGAAAGAGAATAAGGGCAAGCTTGATTTACAAGGCGGGCTTTAAGCAGACGTTGCACAATCAGATCTGAATAACGTCTATTAGGGGCAGTAGCATGCGTATAGGGCGCTAAGGTTAAGCCAAAATGTTGGTTGGGTTTATCAGCAGGGGATTGTACGGTATATGCGCCCCGTCCTAAAAGCTTGATAATCACTAAAAATAAATCACGAGCATTTAAAGGATCCTCAGCACGCATTTTAATTAGAAAATTTTCAAGAGCTTTTGAATCAGGGTTAAGAGGGAGAGGAAATTTATGTTTATCAGCAATTTGTACAATGCGCTCCCAGTGTTTGGGGTGACAAATAACCCGTTTAATTATCGGGCACTTAGTTTTTTGTAGAAATAAAGTGATACAGGTATTAGCGGCAACCATTAAATTTTCTATTAATTCACGCGCACGATTAATTTTTACCTCTTGAAGATCTACTACCTGGCCTTCTTTTATAATGGGTTGCGGATCGTAAGTTTCCCATGTTAAGAAGCCTAAAGATTGGCGATGTTTTTTCAGGCGTTGAGCTACTTCATCTTGCAAGCGTATCTGAGAAGCCAACTCTTTTATTTTTTGAATAGGCTCGGGAGGTAAAGCTCCCGTTTCCAACCACGCATCCACACTATTATAAGCAAGTTTAGCATAATTAAAAACGTAGCTTTGAAACAGATGATAATCCACTACTCTACCTGATTCCTCTACATCCATTTGAACTACAATAGAGGCTCTCTTTTCATTAGGATTAAGCGAGGTTAAATTAGTGGATAACTTCTCTGGCAGCATAGGAAAGACGATCATGGGCATATAAACAGAGGTGGTGTTTGCCAGAGCATGTCGATCAAGAGGCGTATCTTTTTTAACTAACGCATCTACATCCGCAATGGCTACATATACTCTTATTAAATGATCGTTTATACGCTCTGCATAGGTTAACTGGTCCAAATCTAATGAATCATCATTATCAATTGAAAACCACAGTTTATTAGTCATGTCACTACGTTCATTAGAGCTATCAAGTACTAGAGCTGGTAGTCTATTTAACTGAGCCTGTACTTTTGAAGGGAAATCAGGAGATAACCCTTTAGCTAGCATGGCCTGACGGGCAATTTCTAATAAATTTACCTGGGAATTCATTAATTTTTGCATAGCTTTGAAAATTTAAATGAAAATGTTAAAAAGTTATGATATAACAAGGATAGAATTTCCGTGCTAATTTATTTTTCGGGTTTATCGAATAAATTTTTTAACCTAAAGAGAATTGTATGCTAAAAATAATTTTAAAAACTTGTTTTTTTCTTTTTACTTTTTTACTTTTTTATTCTCCTTCTCTAGATGCTATTATGGTAGCCAATAAAGTTGAAGTGCATTTATCTATTGAAGATAGCGCAATGCCCCAGGTTATCGTTACTTCTGTTAAATTTAATGAAGAAGATATGGATTTAACACCAAAAAGCTTTATGAATCGTAGGGTATCAAAAGTTTTTAAGCTTTTACCAGGCCAGTACGTGATTCAATGGACCACACAAAAAGCTGGTGACGCATGGGGGGGAGAAAAAGAAACAAAACAGCATCAGCGGATGATTATTATAGAAATAAGTGATGCGGTGGTGTACATAAATATACGTGGGGAAGTTTTAGCGACATATTAGCCAGTGTCCTTCTTGCACTCATAAAACTTTTTATAGGCTATAAAAAAATTGACGAGTTATAAAGCAACAAATTGTTAAATAGCTTTCTTTGCCTTTTAAACTATTATATGCTTTTGAGCTGCTTTTTATAAAAATGCAGCTATTGTATAATCATCTTCCCAAGGTAGAGAGGTAGCTTTTAAAGAATTAGGTATTCAGACTCAAGTTTTTTGAAGCACGCTATTTACTAACATTTGCGTTCTTGCTGGATTTATAGCTATTATATTAAGTACATGGCCAGAAAAAATACTTAAAGATTGCTATTTAATCAACGGCTGCTTAGAAAGCTGATCTTAACTTCATCATCCCATGAGCATATAAAAAGATTGAAGCGTGAGTGCCTTTGCTTGATTTCTATACCCTCCTCTTTGATAAGCTCCTATTGCTCTTTAATCTTTCCATTCTATTCTTTGCATGAGCCTGTTCTTTAGGTAAAGATTAAATGAATAAAAAGCTTTAGTAGTTCTAAATTATTTAACCATTATCATTTCAAATTGAAGAATAGAGTCTTTTGTCTGGATGTCTTTATACACATGAAGGGTTTTAAGGGGACAGTCTTGATCAGCTTTTACCTGAGCAATCAAAAAATTTAAATCAGCAATAATCTCCTTTAACTGATCATAGTTTTTTGTATGATGATAAGAGGTAAGGGGAGGATAATGAAAAGCTAGGGCAGCAAAGGCATGCTGGTAGATCTGATTAAGATTTTCTCCATTAATTAGATAAACAGTCTGATTAGGATACTTAATTTCCTGAAAAGGGGGAATAAATGAATAGGACCATAGAGGATGATAGTTTAAGTGACCTAAACTAGCATAAAGATGAAGTGACTGCGTTAGCATGGGTAAAGGCATAAAAGCTGCTTGCCACTCTTTTTGATCAAAAGGTTTTCTGGATAGGGTTACATGACACAGCCAATCTTTATGGTTGTCTCGCAGGGGATACTGATGCATACTTAGCCAATTTAAAAGCTTGTGGCGATACTCCCTTAATTCTTTACTTTCATCATACCAATCAAATTTCCAAGCTACGACATTAGGATGGTGAAAAGGTAAAAAAAGGCATTCATTAAAAGCTCCTACTAGGCCTACTCTGAAGGAAGGGTGGGGAAAGGCATGTTGAAACAGAGCAGAAAGAGAAATTTCTCCTACAAAAGCTAAGGTAGCATGACGTGTGTGAGGATCTAAAACACGCCCCTTAGGCAATTTTTCAGGCCAAGGAGCCTTAACTTCGAGAGCAAAAAACACACGTTTTTCATCTGCTTTCTTGTTGATAATGCTTACCTATCTTAAATTTTAATATAAGCAAAGAGCCTACTTGATAAGTAAACTTTCAAATATGGACTCCATGATTATTACTCTATCAAAAAATATAACTTTACTGCAAAGGTGAGCATTACCGGCCATCGACGTAACTTTATGCCTCCTAATTTGTGGGCAATATTGATCAAAGTCAAGACGATGAGGGCGGGGTATAATGTCTCTAAAATAGGAGCTAAAAAGGTAGCAATACCGGAAAATTCTCTGGTAGATACCCCGAAAGCAATAAGTAAAGTGAACAGAAGGGAAAGAGAGGAATGAATACTTTCTCGGCAGACTTGTTGCTTGAAAAAATCGGCAAAAAGAGAGGTCAATACCACGGCAGTAGTAAAACATGCCAAGATAACAGCAGAGCAGACAACAGGGGCAGAGAGAGCTCCAAGGGTTTTTTGAGAGATAATTCCTAGAAGCATTTGGGGAGCTATTCCCTTTAAATCGGAAGCAAAAGCCGCTCCCAAGTAAACAAGTCCACAGTAGACTATAGCAAGTAGGCCACCGCCAAGTAAAGCTGATTTTATAAACACTTTAACAAGCTGACTATTATCAGAAGTAGCCGAAAAATGATTGGAGAGATGCTTTATAACAAAAGTCGAAAAAAAGAAGGCAGCTAGAAGATCCATCGTTTGATAACCTTGCAAAGCTCCCTCGTGGAAAGCAGACCAGTAGTTTGGATTGTAAGGCTCCAATAGCTGGCCATACCACATACCTGCTACAATAATTGCTAATAAAAGAAGCAGTAAAAAAGGGGTTAAAGCAGAACCTAAGAAAGGAATAAGCTGACTTTTATTTGTTGTGAGCAAAAAGAGGATGCCGCAAAAAGCTAGGCTGAAAACAATAAGAGAACAGTCAGGGAAAAGCAGCGTAAAGCTTCCATGAGCTACTGTAATGCAACGAGCAAGTACACCAAAAGGCCCCATCAAAGATAAAGCAA
Coding sequences within it:
- a CDS encoding pentapeptide repeat-containing protein, with protein sequence MCISSNKAHNIYPALNSEAQGSYHFIFPEFKAIEERKSPDMKLRTYTEISSKIFAKLGAKDQSQAKLVCKEWKQLIQEKEDEFIQAISNNGQLMNSHIVHYFAADYLQQASGLLEIQHMLLKIVKSSKDCSKLSVAAANAMMILKKTGFSFVDQKLERIQIPHIRLSHAIFDGADLSKANLSYAKLRDCSLAKANLSESNLSHAELKDCSLRNAILDGANLENIEFGHRPYLQHPHPVLAAALSPDGRYLVSNDAENLYVWDLITFRKMSSPLPEWEVNKPKPRTSLGSSTSPSISRIFLLFSQDGKFLFRAYGQGKIEIWETQSIERGETEPLKIVKRGQLKLENMDSFSLFTLTNDGLILSGTRLKSRCTNIEADQKAICRWRIDLNKEDFPQFKRVKDILIKDNKMGREGLVEERGNDIIFSQEKSVLAVKIYQSKCIKFYSFPTLELLNDKTIYLEGKIDNISNIQFTPKGDLLLNVKGEKGEEVCAWDSKNKEIVPLFSEKSGISNLQFLPNSSLIAYFLGTDMLCMRDSAKNYQLMVREQFSTQRSGMANITFLLANKRLLRISNEKIFIRTLESFYSKKETPLNARLRALRFSSNDEAIYLLNSNGRLYEYESSSGMRLFYRAISNTEHALPISKQDPDVCALSAHAHYILGIQRQQEMACITLSQAKNEKERDTFRVNDLLGCALSEDNCHLVNAHQNQFEIWDIASKVRKATVSISSLSGKKIGLVLSPSVFPIATLITIEHELRSEQTKIWKIDWRTPQVQLAKKLSSITNIRFLDDSRLIFQESCSTISIWESNADKANKIDFNNRVQSFDLSLDGSLMIIAEKIIESPQAYSHRSITKLSLWNMEHKKEIAQETLSFSTPKVRLSPHGKLVVCWRNNLVGLKKLYAWKIEKKRFHFLWKIPRCLEVEGLSLKNVRNLQFKNKLLLSQLSKGAGNSISPICQ
- a CDS encoding DUF4277 domain-containing protein — its product is MQIDTQNVDHLGLVAGMCEEIGLVDLIY
- a CDS encoding type II toxin-antitoxin system YafQ family toxin; this encodes MLEIEFTKAIKKDLKKYQYQKDILLALHEVIGILENQHPLPSKNRNYHLTGNGVNHREYHVKNDVLLIYQIDGNILFLTRFGSHSELF
- a CDS encoding RNB domain-containing ribonuclease, with product MNSQVNLLEIARQAMLAKGLSPDFPSKVQAQLNRLPALVLDSSNERSDMTNKLWFSIDNDDSLDLDQLTYAERINDHLIRVYVAIADVDALVKKDTPLDRHALANTTSVYMPMIVFPMLPEKLSTNLTSLNPNEKRASIVVQMDVEESGRVVDYHLFQSYVFNYAKLAYNSVDAWLETGALPPEPIQKIKELASQIRLQDEVAQRLKKHRQSLGFLTWETYDPQPIIKEGQVVDLQEVKINRARELIENLMVAANTCITLFLQKTKCPIIKRVICHPKHWERIVQIADKHKFPLPLNPDSKALENFLIKMRAEDPLNARDLFLVIIKLLGRGAYTVQSPADKPNQHFGLTLAPYTHATAPNRRYSDLIVQRLLKARLVNQACPYSLSVLQTMLQTCTEKEICADKAKRSVMKSVLALYLEDAIGKTFDAFLTGKGEKGNWIRLISTAIEGKLINGYQNIEVGDRLKVKLVSVNAEKGFLDFVQEKH
- a CDS encoding 2'-5' RNA ligase family protein, yielding MFFALEVKAPWPEKLPKGRVLDPHTRHATLAFVGEISLSALFQHAFPHPSFRVGLVGAFNECLFLPFHHPNVVAWKFDWYDESKELREYRHKLLNWLSMHQYPLRDNHKDWLCHVTLSRKPFDQKEWQAAFMPLPMLTQSLHLYASLGHLNYHPLWSYSFIPPFQEIKYPNQTVYLINGENLNQIYQHAFAALAFHYPPLTSYHHTKNYDQLKEIIADLNFLIAQVKADQDCPLKTLHVYKDIQTKDSILQFEMIMVK
- a CDS encoding branched-chain amino acid transport system II carrier protein, whose protein sequence is MNTKFLFVSTGFALFAMFFGSGNLVFPLLVGIESQGHYLISSLGIIFTGVLVPFLGVFAMLLYKGETNEFLGTMGSFAKFWFPLIALSLMGPFGVLARCITVAHGSFTLLFPDCSLIVFSLAFCGILFLLTTNKSQLIPFLGSALTPFLLLLLLAIIVAGMWYGQLLEPYNPNYWSAFHEGALQGYQTMDLLAAFFFSTFVIKHLSNHFSATSDNSQLVKVFIKSALLGGGLLAIVYCGLVYLGAAFASDLKGIAPQMLLGIISQKTLGALSAPVVCSAVILACFTTAVVLTSLFADFFKQQVCRESIHSSLSLLFTLLIAFGVSTREFSGIATFLAPILETLYPALIVLTLINIAHKLGGIKLRRWPVMLTFAVKLYFLIE